A genomic window from Rhodococcus oxybenzonivorans includes:
- a CDS encoding glutaredoxin domain-containing protein — protein MAITVCTKPGCDQCNATFMQFDKAGIEYTVVDITENPEARDYVQSLGYLQAPVVVAGNQHWSGFRIRHIKDVIAAAA, from the coding sequence GTGGCAATCACCGTGTGCACCAAACCGGGCTGCGATCAGTGCAACGCGACGTTTATGCAATTCGACAAAGCGGGGATCGAGTACACGGTTGTCGACATCACCGAGAACCCCGAAGCCCGCGACTACGTGCAGAGCCTCGGCTACCTCCAGGCGCCTGTCGTCGTGGCCGGCAACCAACACTGGTCCGGCTTCCGAATTCGACACATTAAAGACGTCATCGCGGCCGCCGCCTGA
- a CDS encoding MMPL family transporter has translation MTRSTALGVDNPAAEPITAGGVLGRMGATMAGHTKWVFGIWLVLLVALGAAAPSVFSSLAGAGWQANGSESVQVRELAQQHFGGNSSAAVQVVVHSDTRTVDSPQMQQTLSDVGTVFAGDPRFGALIAPQPGMSISPDGHTGILIAGANASTDDMVKAVDDHKAELTALSGDGIEVYPTGASALWSDFNKANHDAMIQAELFSWPVTLAIMVLAFGSLVAAGLPLLLTLAGLVASAGGLVLLNEITPISVWAMNFAMMFALALGIDYALFIVARFRDAIRHASSPRAAVAETMDTAGKAVVLSGITVLVSLSAVLLVPAPAVRTMAVGIMLAVFFVLVASMTLLPAVLGTLGSRVNAGSLPHAKRQVHRSPRFAAWGELLHRHPWPFAIGSLLVLIALSIPVLGLKVAMPSIEVVPTDAPVRQGYELVQAQMGEGAPGMLQIITPAAESAETAAAATATDGIAMVTPPQPAPDGSDYVMLQAMPTVDPSDAQMGTILDTLRADLPEGALVGGAPAENLDLQQALNDYLPLIVGIILILGFVLLLVALQAPLIALLGTVVSLLSTAAAFGVAKLIFQDGHGASLLGFTPQGFLDGWGPVFFFAMIFAIAMDYTVFLLATAKEHYERSGDPKVAHVDGLAHSGRVIFAAAAVMVAVFFTFALADPLPPKEMGIILGVAVLLDAVLIRLVLLPVLLRLTGHAAWWSPAWLRKVLPKIDFSH, from the coding sequence ATGACCCGCAGTACGGCATTGGGCGTCGACAACCCGGCGGCCGAGCCGATCACCGCCGGCGGTGTGCTCGGCCGGATGGGCGCGACCATGGCCGGGCACACAAAATGGGTGTTCGGCATCTGGCTGGTCCTGCTGGTGGCGCTCGGCGCCGCCGCCCCGTCGGTGTTCAGCTCCCTGGCCGGTGCCGGGTGGCAGGCCAACGGCTCCGAATCGGTGCAGGTGCGTGAGCTCGCGCAGCAGCACTTCGGGGGCAATTCCTCTGCCGCGGTGCAGGTGGTCGTGCACTCGGACACCCGGACCGTCGACAGCCCGCAGATGCAACAGACCCTCAGCGACGTCGGGACCGTCTTCGCCGGCGACCCACGGTTCGGTGCGCTGATCGCACCGCAGCCGGGCATGTCGATCAGCCCGGACGGTCATACCGGCATCCTCATCGCGGGTGCGAACGCGAGCACCGACGACATGGTCAAGGCCGTCGACGACCACAAAGCGGAACTGACCGCCCTCTCCGGCGACGGGATCGAGGTGTACCCAACCGGCGCATCCGCCCTGTGGAGCGATTTCAACAAGGCCAACCACGACGCGATGATTCAGGCCGAATTATTTTCCTGGCCGGTGACATTGGCGATCATGGTGCTCGCGTTCGGGTCCCTCGTCGCCGCCGGGCTGCCGCTGCTGTTGACCCTGGCCGGGCTCGTCGCCTCGGCCGGCGGCCTGGTCCTGCTCAACGAAATCACCCCGATCTCGGTGTGGGCGATGAACTTCGCGATGATGTTCGCGCTCGCGCTCGGGATCGATTACGCCCTGTTCATCGTCGCCCGCTTCCGCGATGCGATCCGTCACGCCTCGTCGCCGCGGGCCGCCGTGGCCGAAACGATGGACACCGCCGGGAAGGCCGTGGTGCTGTCCGGGATCACGGTGCTGGTCAGCCTGTCCGCGGTGCTCCTGGTGCCCGCGCCGGCTGTGCGGACGATGGCCGTCGGGATCATGCTGGCGGTGTTCTTCGTGCTGGTGGCGTCGATGACGCTGCTGCCCGCGGTCCTGGGCACACTCGGCAGCAGAGTCAACGCCGGCTCCCTACCCCACGCCAAGCGGCAGGTACACCGTTCGCCGCGGTTCGCCGCCTGGGGTGAGCTGCTGCACCGCCACCCGTGGCCGTTCGCGATCGGTTCCCTGCTCGTGCTGATCGCGCTGTCGATCCCGGTACTCGGTCTGAAGGTTGCCATGCCCTCGATCGAGGTCGTTCCCACCGACGCCCCGGTCCGCCAGGGCTACGAACTCGTCCAAGCCCAGATGGGTGAGGGCGCACCGGGCATGCTGCAGATCATCACCCCCGCCGCCGAGAGTGCCGAGACCGCGGCCGCGGCCACGGCCACGGACGGCATCGCCATGGTCACCCCGCCGCAGCCCGCCCCCGATGGCAGCGATTACGTGATGCTCCAGGCCATGCCGACCGTCGATCCCTCCGACGCGCAGATGGGCACGATTCTCGACACTTTGCGCGCGGATCTACCCGAGGGCGCGTTGGTCGGCGGCGCACCGGCGGAGAACCTCGATCTGCAGCAGGCACTGAACGACTACCTCCCGCTGATCGTCGGCATCATCCTGATCCTCGGATTCGTGCTGTTGCTGGTGGCGCTACAGGCCCCGCTGATCGCGCTCCTCGGCACCGTGGTCAGCCTGCTCTCGACCGCCGCCGCATTCGGGGTCGCGAAGCTGATCTTCCAGGACGGCCACGGCGCGAGCCTGCTCGGTTTCACTCCCCAGGGCTTCCTCGACGGGTGGGGACCGGTGTTCTTCTTCGCGATGATCTTCGCAATCGCCATGGACTACACCGTGTTCCTCCTCGCCACGGCCAAGGAGCACTACGAGCGGTCAGGGGATCCGAAGGTCGCGCACGTCGACGGTCTGGCGCATTCGGGGCGGGTGATCTTCGCCGCCGCGGCGGTGATGGTGGCGGTGTTCTTCACCTTCGCCCTGGCCGACCCGCTGCCCCCGAAGGAGATGGGCATCATCCTCGGTGTCGCGGTGCTGCTCGATGCGGTGCTGATCCGGTTGGTGCTGCTGCCGGTGCTGCTGCGGTTGACCGGACACGCCGCCTGGTGGTCACCGGCCTGGCTGCGCAAGGTCCTGCCGAAGATCGATTTCTCGCACTGA
- a CDS encoding rhodanese-like domain-containing protein, whose product MREVDLGEFAVSWADGVPVVDVRERWEYVDGHVPGALLMPLGQLAAQTAEIPAGDVVYVICASGNRSREGARIVEAAGRSAVSVAGGTSGWAALGRPLDTGDGS is encoded by the coding sequence ATGCGTGAGGTAGACCTCGGTGAATTCGCCGTGAGCTGGGCCGACGGAGTTCCTGTCGTGGATGTGCGCGAGCGATGGGAGTACGTCGACGGGCACGTTCCCGGTGCGCTGTTGATGCCGCTCGGCCAACTCGCCGCTCAGACCGCGGAGATTCCCGCGGGGGACGTCGTCTACGTGATCTGCGCGTCCGGTAATCGCAGCCGGGAGGGGGCCCGGATCGTGGAGGCCGCCGGCCGCAGCGCGGTCTCGGTCGCCGGGGGCACCTCGGGCTGGGCCGCCCTGGGCCGGCCGCTCGACACCGGAGACGGATCGTGA
- a CDS encoding metal-sensitive transcriptional regulator — protein sequence MVGDENSIALVLNRLRRAHGQLAGVISMIEQGRDCKDVVTQLAAVSRALDKAGFKIVATGLRECLTGETEEGKEPMTEAELEKLFLALA from the coding sequence ATGGTCGGCGACGAAAACAGCATTGCATTGGTACTCAATAGGCTGCGCCGGGCCCACGGGCAACTCGCCGGAGTGATCTCGATGATCGAACAGGGCCGCGACTGCAAGGACGTCGTCACCCAGCTCGCCGCCGTATCCCGGGCCCTGGACAAGGCGGGCTTCAAGATCGTCGCCACCGGCCTACGCGAATGCCTCACCGGCGAGACCGAGGAAGGCAAGGAGCCGATGACCGAGGCCGAACTCGAAAAGCTCTTCCTCGCCCTCGCCTGA
- a CDS encoding DnaB-like helicase N-terminal domain-containing protein has product MSAALALVPGQTQSADTEPLQPQDFADDLHADVEALFLCALLWAPPAAAKHSVGILEPTDFVRPIHREFFILIRGLIESGAPHNAAMVGAALERSGDLAGHHGSERSRHLANITTLGAEHAAIDHYARALFSQAYRRSFATAATALTQAARELSEDQLYAHMCDLGRRQRALTDRRNAIEGDNQ; this is encoded by the coding sequence GTGAGCGCAGCACTCGCACTCGTCCCCGGACAGACGCAGTCCGCCGACACCGAGCCGCTCCAACCACAAGACTTCGCCGACGACCTCCACGCAGACGTGGAAGCGCTCTTCCTGTGCGCGTTGTTGTGGGCACCCCCGGCAGCTGCGAAACACTCCGTCGGCATCCTCGAACCCACCGACTTCGTGCGCCCCATCCACCGCGAGTTCTTCATCCTGATCCGCGGCCTGATCGAGAGCGGGGCACCCCACAATGCGGCGATGGTCGGGGCAGCGCTCGAACGATCCGGTGACCTCGCCGGTCATCACGGATCCGAACGCTCCCGCCACCTCGCCAACATCACCACCCTCGGCGCCGAACACGCCGCGATCGATCACTACGCGCGCGCCCTGTTCAGCCAGGCATACCGGCGCAGCTTCGCCACCGCAGCAACCGCACTCACCCAGGCTGCTCGGGAACTTTCCGAGGACCAGCTCTACGCGCACATGTGCGACCTCGGCCGCCGCCAACGCGCACTCACCGACCGCCGCAACGCCATCGAAGGAGACAACCAGTGA